Proteins encoded in a region of the Clostridium beijerinckii genome:
- the cbiG gene encoding cobalt-precorrin 5A hydrolase, which yields MNLNNEELSKKSQNEAINSLSKNISIICPSPRGKEIALKLKESFNGRLYIKENNSSQDQINNCKSEMNTFAYGEDFSLKTITKEAMNNSEGIIFISSTGIAVRAIAPFLEGKDKDPGIVVVDLSCKYAINILSGHLGGGNELTYKVSEILNSMPIITTASDNLGLIAPDILAKENNLIIEDLKKAKYMAALLINKKIIGIKDDYNIIKISNGYEKIQYLREDCIWITHCLKSSNNEELEKTDYSKILRLIKKDIVLGIGCRKGTTYEKLYDFVNANLIKYNLDIRAVSCIVSVDIKANEEGIIELAERINCPFKTFSKDEIKTVQDKYDKSEFVFKTLGITGVCEPSVDLAGAEVIISKIKHEGMTLAIGVLKNILE from the coding sequence ATGAATCTAAATAATGAAGAACTATCTAAAAAGTCCCAAAATGAGGCGATAAATTCACTTAGTAAAAATATAAGTATAATTTGTCCATCGCCTAGGGGAAAAGAGATAGCATTGAAGCTTAAAGAAAGCTTTAATGGAAGATTATATATAAAAGAAAATAATTCATCACAAGATCAGATTAATAATTGTAAGTCAGAAATGAACACTTTTGCATATGGTGAAGATTTCAGTTTAAAGACTATTACGAAAGAAGCTATGAATAATTCAGAAGGTATTATATTTATATCTTCAACAGGAATTGCAGTAAGAGCAATAGCTCCATTTCTTGAAGGCAAGGATAAGGATCCAGGAATTGTAGTAGTTGATCTATCATGTAAATATGCAATAAATATATTAAGTGGACATTTAGGTGGAGGCAATGAGCTTACTTATAAGGTATCAGAAATATTAAATTCTATGCCTATTATAACCACTGCAAGTGATAATTTAGGGCTGATTGCCCCAGATATTTTAGCTAAAGAAAATAATTTAATTATTGAAGATTTAAAAAAAGCTAAATATATGGCGGCTCTTCTAATTAATAAAAAAATAATTGGAATTAAAGATGATTATAATATAATTAAAATCAGTAATGGATACGAAAAAATACAGTACCTAAGGGAGGATTGTATTTGGATAACTCATTGTTTAAAAAGTAGTAATAATGAAGAACTTGAAAAAACTGATTATTCTAAGATACTTAGACTTATAAAAAAAGATATAGTTTTAGGTATCGGTTGTAGGAAAGGCACAACTTATGAAAAATTATATGACTTTGTAAATGCAAATTTAATAAAATATAATTTGGATATAAGAGCAGTGTCATGTATTGTTTCGGTAGATATTAAAGCTAATGAAGAAGGTATTATAGAATTAGCAGAAAGAATTAATTGTCCATTCAAAACTTTTAGCAAAGATGAAATAAAAACAGTTCAAGATAAATATGATAAAAGTGAATTCGTATTTAAAACACTTGGAATAACTGGGGTTTGTGAGCCTTCTGTTGATCTTGCAGGTGCAGAGGTTATTATAAGCAAAATAAAGCATGAAGGTATGACATTAGCTATAGGGGTACTCAAAAACATATTGGAATAA
- the cbiT gene encoding precorrin-6Y C5,15-methyltransferase (decarboxylating) subunit CbiT, with amino-acid sequence MVFIKDDEFIRGNCPMTKEDIRILSIAKMNLTDNSLVLDVGSGTGSITVQAAKIAKNGKVLAIEKNYEAYEITETNVEKFECDNVKILNKEASRVLDTLIFQGLKFDSIFIGGSSGHLEEILLKVNAIVVKKGTIVMNFITLDNAYRAIEVMKKLDYKIEISLVNISKNREDTLMMIANNPIYIIQCIRN; translated from the coding sequence ATGGTTTTTATAAAAGATGACGAGTTTATTAGAGGAAACTGCCCAATGACAAAGGAAGACATAAGAATACTTTCAATTGCGAAAATGAATTTAACAGATAATTCTTTAGTACTAGATGTTGGAAGTGGTACAGGGAGTATTACAGTTCAAGCTGCTAAAATTGCAAAAAACGGTAAGGTGCTTGCAATAGAAAAAAATTATGAAGCATATGAAATTACAGAAACTAATGTGGAAAAATTTGAATGTGATAATGTAAAGATTTTAAATAAAGAAGCAAGTAGAGTACTGGATACTTTGATTTTTCAAGGTTTAAAATTTGATTCCATATTCATTGGAGGCAGCAGCGGGCATTTAGAGGAAATATTACTTAAGGTAAATGCAATCGTAGTAAAAAAAGGCACGATAGTTATGAATTTTATTACCTTAGACAATGCATACAGAGCAATTGAGGTAATGAAGAAACTAGATTATAAAATTGAAATTTCATTAGTTAATATAAGTAAAAACCGTGAAGATACTTTAATGATGATAGCTAATAATCCAATATATATAATTCAATGTATAAGGAATTAA
- a CDS encoding phage holin family protein, which translates to MDFAQYITQNALILIPALYIVGMVIKNTEKINDKYIPLILLFLGILGAVGIMGPSVESVIQGILVTGATVYTNQLIKQSCKKE; encoded by the coding sequence ATGGATTTTGCACAGTATATAACACAAAATGCTCTGATTTTGATTCCTGCTCTATATATTGTTGGCATGGTAATAAAAAATACAGAAAAAATTAACGATAAATATATTCCCCTGATATTATTATTTCTAGGAATATTAGGAGCTGTTGGAATCATGGGCCCTAGCGTAGAATCAGTAATTCAAGGCATACTGGTAACGGGAGCTACAGTCTATACTAATCAACTAATAAAACAAAGTTGTAAGAAAGAATGA
- the cbiE gene encoding precorrin-6y C5,15-methyltransferase (decarboxylating) subunit CbiE has protein sequence MIYIVGLGPGHRDYIMPKALEILKKSNIIIGFKRALDSLEFVDNKKLYINKLSDINEYICDEKNRSMIISIVASGDPTFYGITNYIKSKATLEFQVIPGISSFQYLTCKLNMSWNNAYLGSLHGRKEDFLTVVNNHDLSIWLTDKENNPAMLCEILHKEKVRCKVAIGENLSYEDEIITNGTPEEFMNKKYDSLSVFIVDRTSR, from the coding sequence ATGATTTATATTGTAGGGCTTGGTCCTGGACACAGGGATTATATTATGCCTAAGGCCTTGGAAATATTAAAAAAATCTAATATAATAATAGGCTTTAAAAGAGCGTTGGATTCCTTAGAGTTTGTAGATAATAAAAAATTATATATAAATAAGCTAAGTGATATTAACGAATATATATGTGATGAGAAAAATAGAAGTATGATTATTTCGATTGTTGCATCTGGTGATCCAACTTTTTATGGGATAACAAATTATATAAAAAGTAAAGCAACTTTAGAATTTCAAGTAATACCAGGAATAAGTTCTTTTCAATATCTGACATGTAAATTAAATATGTCATGGAATAATGCATACCTAGGAAGTTTACATGGAAGGAAAGAAGACTTTTTGACTGTAGTTAATAATCACGACTTAAGCATTTGGCTTACAGATAAAGAGAATAATCCTGCTATGTTATGTGAAATTTTGCATAAAGAAAAAGTTAGATGTAAAGTTGCAATAGGAGAAAATTTATCCTATGAAGATGAGATTATAACTAATGGGACTCCAGAGGAATTTATGAATAAAAAATATGATTCACTGAGTGTGTTTATAGTAGATAGAACAAGTCGATAG
- a CDS encoding cobyrinate a,c-diamide synthase: MRSIIISSNCSGGGKTTFTLGLMKVLKSRNFHVQGYKVGPDYIDTAFHKAVTGIASRNLDTFLMGEEGVKKSFQKGSGNIGIIEGVMGLYDGIGASEKGSTYHVSKLLGNMPIVLVLSPKGQSASICAEISGFKNYKDANIVGVVLNSVSEKYYNLLKYAIEKNCNIKVFGYIPKTPEIALSSRHLGLVQSMEILNLEEKLDLCANLMEKYVDIDGIINATQEYKISTDGDLNDSFKEDDKQKSFESLKEESKNRNFKIGVALDKAFSFYYKDNLEALENLGEVVYFSPINDKELPQNLDFLYIGGGYPEVFKKELENNYSMRKSIKEALDEGLRCYAECGGLMYLTESIDGSEMVGFFHGDSTMTNKLQNFGYCKVKIDNKCFDNRSIEDNEFEINAHEFHKSKVDLYEDNVYEVEKTLYNGEVLKWKCGYFKNNTLGGYAHINFLGNEKLLKALVNFL; this comes from the coding sequence ATGAGGTCTATAATTATATCTTCCAATTGCAGCGGAGGAGGAAAAACTACTTTTACTCTTGGGCTTATGAAAGTACTTAAAAGTAGAAATTTTCATGTACAAGGTTATAAGGTAGGACCGGATTATATAGATACAGCATTTCATAAAGCAGTCACAGGGATAGCTTCAAGAAATCTTGATACTTTCTTAATGGGCGAAGAAGGTGTGAAAAAAAGTTTTCAAAAAGGTTCTGGAAATATTGGTATAATAGAAGGTGTTATGGGATTATATGACGGAATTGGAGCAAGTGAAAAAGGTTCCACTTATCATGTCTCAAAACTTTTAGGAAATATGCCAATAGTGCTAGTGCTGTCTCCTAAGGGGCAAAGTGCAAGTATATGCGCTGAAATTAGCGGTTTTAAAAATTATAAGGATGCTAATATTGTTGGGGTCGTATTAAATTCTGTAAGTGAAAAATATTATAATTTATTAAAGTATGCAATAGAAAAAAATTGTAATATAAAAGTTTTTGGATATATTCCTAAAACGCCAGAAATAGCATTAAGCAGCAGGCATTTAGGGCTTGTTCAGAGTATGGAAATTCTTAATCTTGAAGAAAAATTAGATTTATGTGCAAATTTAATGGAAAAGTATGTAGATATAGATGGAATTATAAATGCAACTCAAGAGTATAAAATAAGTACAGATGGTGATCTTAATGATTCATTTAAAGAAGATGATAAACAAAAAAGTTTTGAAAGTTTAAAAGAAGAATCTAAAAATAGAAATTTTAAAATAGGAGTGGCTTTAGATAAGGCGTTTAGTTTCTATTATAAAGATAATTTGGAAGCTTTAGAAAACTTGGGTGAGGTAGTTTATTTTAGTCCAATCAATGATAAAGAATTGCCACAAAACTTAGATTTCTTATATATAGGTGGAGGATATCCAGAAGTATTCAAAAAGGAATTGGAAAACAATTATTCTATGAGAAAAAGTATTAAAGAAGCCTTAGATGAAGGCTTGAGATGTTATGCAGAATGCGGTGGACTTATGTATCTTACAGAATCAATAGATGGATCAGAAATGGTTGGTTTTTTCCATGGAGATAGCACAATGACTAATAAGCTTCAGAATTTTGGTTACTGTAAGGTTAAGATAGACAACAAATGCTTTGATAATAGGAGCATAGAAGATAATGAATTTGAAATTAATGCCCATGAGTTTCATAAGTCAAAGGTAGATTTATATGAGGACAATGTATATGAAGTAGAAAAAACTTTATATAATGGGGAAGTATTAAAGTGGAAATGTGGATACTTTAAAAATAATACATTAGGAGGATATGCCCATATAAACTTTCTTGGAAATGAAAAATTATTAAAAGCGTTGGTTAACTTTTTATAG
- the cbiD gene encoding cobalt-precorrin-5B (C(1))-methyltransferase CbiD gives MFEMYVDVDGKRLRCGYTTGSCSAGAAKAATIILFNKEKNLNEIEIATPKGIDVTMPIELIEKFDDYVECTILKDGGDDPDNTHGIEIKAMVKKIKRTDNKTVPNEDLQKFDSALVEDSRAEKEDELESVVLKGGTGVGIVTKDGLFIPKGQAAINPVPRKMIKEEVLKVLPPGERVEVIISVPQGEKVAKKTFNPRLGIEGGISILGTTGIVYPMSEDALKASIKIEITQKAINNERLVLTFGNLGDNYCKELGFKEEEVVTCSNFIGFALETCVSCKVKSIIIVGHIGKMSKIAYGCFNTHSKVNGVRLEVIALELALLGYDMSLVKRVLEEKTCEGAVKMLGDGYDKLYENIGNKIVQKIKEHVYGELEVDAVMYYGASNPILLWKSIKDN, from the coding sequence ATGTTTGAAATGTACGTTGATGTAGATGGAAAAAGGTTAAGATGTGGATATACAACAGGTTCTTGTAGTGCTGGGGCAGCAAAAGCAGCAACAATTATCTTATTTAATAAAGAGAAAAATCTTAATGAAATAGAGATTGCAACTCCTAAAGGAATTGATGTAACAATGCCTATAGAATTAATAGAAAAATTTGATGATTATGTTGAGTGTACTATTTTAAAAGATGGTGGAGATGATCCTGATAACACTCATGGAATAGAAATAAAGGCAATGGTTAAAAAGATTAAACGAACAGATAATAAAACAGTTCCAAATGAAGACTTGCAAAAGTTTGATAGTGCTTTAGTTGAAGATAGCAGGGCAGAAAAAGAAGATGAGTTAGAAAGCGTAGTGCTTAAAGGAGGAACAGGAGTTGGAATTGTCACTAAGGATGGGCTTTTTATTCCTAAAGGACAAGCGGCTATTAACCCTGTTCCTAGAAAGATGATAAAAGAAGAAGTATTAAAAGTGTTACCTCCTGGAGAAAGAGTTGAAGTGATAATTTCAGTGCCTCAAGGAGAAAAAGTAGCAAAAAAGACTTTTAATCCTAGGCTTGGGATTGAAGGTGGGATTTCTATTCTTGGGACAACAGGAATTGTATATCCTATGTCAGAAGATGCGCTTAAAGCTTCCATAAAGATAGAAATTACCCAAAAAGCAATAAATAATGAAAGATTAGTTTTAACTTTTGGAAATTTAGGCGATAATTATTGTAAGGAACTTGGGTTTAAAGAGGAAGAAGTGGTAACATGTTCAAATTTTATAGGATTTGCATTAGAGACTTGTGTTTCATGTAAAGTTAAGTCTATTATAATAGTTGGACATATAGGAAAGATGAGTAAAATAGCTTATGGATGCTTTAATACCCACAGTAAGGTCAATGGAGTGAGGCTTGAAGTTATTGCATTAGAACTTGCACTTCTTGGATATGATATGTCACTTGTGAAAAGAGTGCTTGAGGAAAAGACATGTGAAGGTGCAGTTAAAATGCTTGGAGATGGATATGACAAACTCTATGAGAACATTGGAAATAAAATAGTTCAAAAAATCAAAGAGCATGTTTATGGAGAGTTAGAAGTTGACGCTGTAATGTATTATGGCGCATCAAATCCGATTTTATTATGGAAGTCCATTAAGGATAATTAA
- a CDS encoding UTRA domain-containing protein — MPNVKFKDIYHILKSNIDNGKYDNSMMLPTEMELVDKFKCSRNTVRRAINELSKDGYVKSVKGKGVIILESRESIELPIGNLLGLQELHTKKKFTTSVVHFSKITIDESLSRITALKLDTEVYHLHRIRFYDNEPIILDVNYFSADVAKDLTIEIAQNSVYEYIEKDLNTKILASKKIIVVEHATELDKRFLDLGTYDCVAVVKTYAYTDSGKLFEYTESRHRPDKFVFVESSSLRKNI; from the coding sequence TTGCCTAATGTAAAATTCAAAGATATATATCACATATTAAAAAGTAATATAGATAATGGTAAGTATGATAATTCTATGATGCTTCCTACGGAAATGGAACTAGTTGATAAATTTAAATGTAGTAGAAATACTGTTAGAAGAGCAATTAATGAATTGAGTAAAGATGGATATGTTAAAAGCGTTAAAGGTAAGGGCGTAATAATATTAGAAAGCAGAGAATCAATAGAACTTCCTATTGGTAATCTACTTGGCTTACAAGAATTACATACAAAAAAGAAATTCACTACTAGTGTTGTTCATTTTTCAAAAATAACTATAGATGAATCCTTATCAAGAATAACTGCTTTAAAATTAGATACTGAAGTATATCACCTTCATAGAATAAGATTTTATGATAATGAACCAATTATCCTTGATGTAAATTATTTTAGTGCTGATGTAGCAAAAGATTTGACTATAGAAATTGCTCAAAATTCCGTATATGAATATATTGAAAAAGATTTAAACACAAAAATTCTTGCTTCAAAAAAGATTATTGTTGTTGAACATGCAACAGAATTAGATAAAAGATTTTTAGATTTAGGTACATATGATTGTGTTGCTGTCGTAAAAACATATGCTTATACTGATTCGGGTAAACTTTTTGAATATACAGAATCTCGTCATAGACCTGATAAATTTGTATTTGTTGAATCATCATCTTTAAGAAAAAATATTTAA
- a CDS encoding precorrin-8X methylmutase: MEYLKNPMGIEEKSFEIIGNEMGAHSFSEEELLIVKRTIHTTADFEYKDLVEISETAIETAKDIFKQGAKIYTDTNMALNGINKMALAKTNSEVICYVNEEIVHKEAKEKNITRSMAAVEKACMDNVDIFVFGNAPTALFRLKELIKEGKAKPKLIIAAPVGFVGAAESKENMDELNIPYIRIKGRKGGSTVAAAIVNALMYMVVSR; encoded by the coding sequence ATGGAATATTTAAAAAATCCTATGGGAATTGAAGAAAAAAGTTTTGAGATTATTGGTAACGAGATGGGGGCGCATTCATTTAGTGAAGAAGAACTGCTTATAGTTAAAAGAACTATTCACACTACTGCAGACTTTGAATATAAAGATTTGGTAGAAATAAGTGAAACAGCAATTGAAACTGCAAAAGATATTTTTAAACAAGGTGCAAAGATCTACACGGATACTAATATGGCCTTAAACGGAATTAATAAAATGGCCTTAGCTAAAACTAATAGTGAAGTTATCTGCTATGTGAATGAAGAAATAGTTCATAAAGAAGCAAAGGAAAAAAATATTACTAGAAGCATGGCAGCGGTTGAAAAAGCTTGCATGGACAATGTAGATATATTCGTTTTTGGTAATGCACCAACAGCACTTTTTAGGCTTAAAGAGTTAATAAAAGAAGGAAAGGCAAAACCAAAGCTTATAATAGCGGCGCCAGTAGGGTTTGTTGGAGCTGCAGAAAGTAAGGAAAATATGGATGAGCTTAATATACCTTACATAAGAATTAAAGGAAGAAAAGGTGGAAGCACTGTTGCAGCAGCAATAGTTAATGCCCTTATGTACATGGTGGTTTCAAGATAA
- a CDS encoding tyrosine-type recombinase/integrase has product MAVKTNYKKNGTNYFRVSAVLGTDSKGKRILKEFYGKSKSDAEEKKREYLEGIKNGLNIDTKRVLLGELIHTWLFETIRVSDRIKPTTFEKYEGLYRNYVKDSPLYSIKLSELKALQVQRYYNVLSDLGKSRNLIENLNKLLKQFFNYAVDEGYLSKNPCLGKKIVIPGEKKPRKEVQHFSDEEIEILVSNLKDNRYRELILLSLGTGLRRGELLALTWEDIDLKNKIVKVNKSLAKVYIIAGDGSKERKQIIQVPKTRGSIREVSFPDNLTSIFKDIRIKQRRDRLKCGESYEVSDHVFTTSSGSLIDVTNLSHAWEHLLKKCKLPHKKFHALRHTFATKLFENEVALKTVSELLGHSSIDMTANTYTHVIPKQKSDAVEKLNYIFNL; this is encoded by the coding sequence ATGGCAGTAAAAACTAACTATAAGAAAAATGGTACTAATTATTTTAGAGTAAGTGCTGTTTTAGGAACAGATAGCAAGGGAAAAAGAATACTTAAAGAGTTTTATGGTAAAAGCAAATCTGATGCTGAGGAGAAAAAGAGAGAGTATCTGGAAGGTATAAAAAATGGATTAAATATAGATACGAAGAGAGTTCTTCTAGGAGAGTTAATACATACTTGGCTATTTGAGACTATTAGGGTTTCGGATAGAATAAAGCCTACTACGTTTGAAAAGTATGAGGGATTATACAGGAATTATGTAAAAGACAGCCCTTTGTATTCAATTAAATTATCAGAATTAAAAGCACTCCAAGTTCAAAGATATTATAACGTTTTATCAGACCTTGGAAAAAGCAGAAATCTTATTGAAAACTTAAATAAACTCTTGAAACAATTTTTTAATTATGCAGTAGATGAAGGGTATTTAAGCAAGAATCCTTGTCTTGGTAAAAAGATAGTTATTCCTGGAGAAAAAAAGCCAAGAAAAGAAGTTCAGCATTTTAGTGATGAAGAAATAGAGATTTTAGTATCCAACTTAAAAGATAATAGGTATAGGGAGTTAATACTATTATCACTTGGAACAGGATTAAGACGTGGGGAGCTTCTGGCATTAACTTGGGAAGACATTGATTTGAAGAATAAAATCGTAAAGGTTAATAAATCTTTAGCTAAAGTGTATATAATAGCAGGTGATGGTTCAAAGGAAAGAAAGCAAATAATTCAAGTACCAAAAACTCGAGGGTCAATAAGAGAAGTATCTTTTCCTGATAATCTAACGTCAATATTTAAAGATATAAGGATAAAACAAAGAAGAGATAGATTAAAATGTGGAGAATCATATGAGGTATCTGATCATGTCTTTACAACCTCTTCTGGAAGCTTAATAGATGTAACAAATCTATCTCATGCATGGGAACATTTATTAAAGAAATGTAAATTACCACATAAAAAGTTTCATGCATTAAGACATACTTTTGCAACAAAGTTATTTGAAAACGAAGTAGCTTTAAAAACTGTTTCAGAACTTTTGGGACATAGTTCTATAGATATGACTGCAAATACTTATACTCATGTTATTCCAAAGCAAAAAAGTGATGCAGTTGAAAAATTAAATTATATATTTAATTTATAA
- a CDS encoding sirohydrochlorin cobaltochelatase — protein MRKAILVVSFGTSHLDALKNSIEKIENKIKEEFKDYEVFRAFTAHFIIKKLKAKDNLDILTPEEALEDLKSRGFEEVIVQPLHIIPGEEFDYIKGVVEQRKNDFKDLKLGRPIFFYQGMNGLPEDYSLFIESIKDVFEGEESVILFGHGTEHPSNAVYGMLQTVLVDEDYENVFVATVEGYPTVENVVKKLKKKGINKTKLVPLLLVAGDHVKNDMASDEEHSLKTRLQKEGIEVKLHMHGLGEVDKFDGLYINRIYDSIENKYINAGRTKKLR, from the coding sequence ATGAGAAAAGCTATTTTAGTAGTTAGTTTCGGAACAAGCCATTTAGATGCGCTTAAGAATTCAATTGAAAAAATTGAAAATAAAATCAAAGAGGAATTCAAAGATTATGAAGTTTTTAGAGCTTTTACAGCTCATTTTATAATAAAGAAATTAAAGGCAAAGGATAATTTGGATATATTAACACCAGAAGAAGCCCTAGAAGATTTGAAATCTAGAGGATTTGAAGAAGTTATAGTGCAGCCGCTTCATATAATTCCAGGAGAAGAATTTGATTACATCAAAGGTGTTGTGGAGCAAAGGAAAAATGATTTTAAAGATCTTAAGCTTGGAAGACCAATATTTTTTTATCAAGGAATGAATGGATTACCAGAAGATTATTCTTTATTTATTGAAAGTATTAAAGATGTTTTCGAAGGTGAAGAAAGTGTAATATTATTTGGCCACGGTACAGAACATCCATCTAATGCAGTCTATGGAATGCTGCAAACTGTTTTGGTAGATGAAGATTATGAGAATGTTTTTGTGGCAACAGTAGAAGGATATCCAACAGTTGAAAATGTAGTAAAGAAGCTAAAGAAAAAGGGAATAAATAAGACAAAACTTGTTCCTTTATTACTTGTGGCAGGTGATCACGTAAAGAATGATATGGCATCAGATGAAGAGCATTCGTTAAAGACTAGGCTTCAAAAAGAGGGAATTGAAGTGAAGTTACATATGCACGGACTTGGAGAGGTTGATAAATTTGATGGACTTTATATAAATAGAATTTATGACTCAATTGAGAATAAATATATAAATGCTGGAAGGACTAAAAAACTTAGATAA
- a CDS encoding cobalt-factor II C(20)-methyltransferase, producing MATLYGIGVGPGDTELLTVKAVRTIERCQVVVAPSATEGGESIALETAREYIKPGTEVIVKHFPMGKKDRVIKALEAYEFIEARLKEGKDVAFLTIGDPYIYSTYSHMLKHVRDCGFDVQTIPGITSFCAAGSLVNRTLVVGDEKLVVMPATKVKEITDEKFVVIMKVYKHEEEVINTLEEKGFDYVYASRVGREGETVLTEREEILKLRDYMSLIIANRE from the coding sequence ATGGCAACATTATACGGAATAGGTGTAGGACCTGGGGATACTGAACTTTTAACTGTAAAGGCAGTAAGAACAATAGAAAGGTGTCAAGTTGTAGTCGCACCATCTGCTACTGAAGGTGGGGAAAGCATTGCGCTTGAAACAGCTAGAGAATATATAAAACCAGGTACCGAAGTTATTGTAAAGCATTTTCCAATGGGGAAGAAAGATAGAGTAATAAAAGCATTGGAGGCTTATGAATTTATAGAAGCAAGGCTTAAAGAAGGAAAGGATGTTGCATTTTTAACTATTGGAGATCCGTATATTTACAGTACATATAGTCATATGTTAAAGCATGTTAGAGATTGTGGATTTGATGTTCAAACAATTCCTGGAATAACGTCTTTTTGTGCGGCTGGGAGCTTAGTTAATAGGACTTTAGTTGTAGGTGACGAGAAGCTAGTGGTTATGCCAGCTACTAAAGTGAAGGAAATAACAGATGAAAAGTTTGTTGTAATAATGAAAGTATACAAGCATGAAGAAGAAGTTATAAATACATTAGAAGAAAAAGGCTTTGATTATGTTTATGCAAGTAGAGTAGGCAGAGAGGGAGAGACTGTTTTAACTGAAAGAGAAGAAATACTAAAACTTAGAGATTATATGTCTTTAATAATAGCAAACAGGGAATAA
- the cobM gene encoding precorrin-4 C(11)-methyltransferase: MIYFIGAGPGAADLITVRGRDLLERADVVIYAGSLVSKEHLEYCRPDVQIYNSANMTLEDVMEIMTMEEQMGKLVVRLHTGDPSIYGAIREQMVELDRVSIPYEVVPGVSSFTGAAAAINREFTLPGVSQTVILTRIEGRTPVPANEDLETLASIGASMAIFLSISMIDKVVEKLRKGYKKNVSIAVVERATWPDQRVIMGTLDDIAEKVKENNITKCAQILVGDFIDSDFEKSLLYDKSFSHMFRDAEDTSNESK, from the coding sequence ATGATTTATTTTATAGGGGCAGGTCCTGGAGCAGCTGATTTAATAACAGTTAGAGGTCGTGATTTATTAGAAAGAGCAGATGTAGTAATATATGCTGGTTCTTTAGTTTCAAAAGAACATTTAGAATATTGCAGACCAGACGTTCAAATCTACAATTCTGCTAATATGACTTTAGAAGATGTAATGGAAATAATGACAATGGAAGAACAAATGGGGAAATTAGTTGTAAGGCTACATACAGGTGATCCATCAATTTACGGAGCTATAAGAGAGCAAATGGTTGAACTTGACAGGGTTAGTATACCTTATGAAGTTGTTCCAGGTGTAAGTTCATTTACAGGTGCGGCTGCAGCTATAAATAGAGAATTTACTTTACCAGGAGTATCACAAACTGTAATTTTAACTAGGATTGAGGGAAGAACTCCTGTTCCAGCAAATGAGGATCTTGAAACATTGGCATCTATTGGAGCATCAATGGCTATATTTTTATCTATTTCAATGATAGACAAAGTTGTTGAGAAACTTAGAAAAGGGTATAAAAAGAATGTTTCAATAGCTGTAGTTGAAAGAGCTACATGGCCTGATCAAAGAGTAATTATGGGAACTCTTGATGATATAGCAGAAAAAGTTAAGGAAAATAATATTACTAAATGTGCACAAATATTAGTTGGAGATTTTATTGATAGCGATTTTGAAAAAAGCTTGTTATATGATAAGAGCTTTTCGCATATGTTCAGAGACGCTGAGGATACAAGTAATGAATCTAAATAA